The window CACAAATTCTCTAGAGATGATGTAATCGATTTTTCTATTACCTATTTCATGGACGGACAAAAAATCTTAGTAAAAAAAGGCTCTGGAATTAAATCCGTAGCTGACTTAGCTGGGAAAAAGGTTGGAACATCAAAAGGGTCTACTTCTGAAAAAAATATCAAAAAAGCTCAACCAAAATGTAAAGTACTTTCTTTTGAAGGCTATCCTCAAGCCTTTTTAGCTCTTCAACAAGGTAAAGTAGCAGCTGTTACTACAGACTCTACTATTTTACTTGGTCTTAAAAACAGCGCCCCTAATCCAGACGAATATGAAATTGTTGGAGATTATATCTCTGCAGAACCTTATGGTATTGGGTTACCTGAAAATGACTCTGATTTTAGAGATTTTGTAAATAGATGTCTTGTAGATATGTGGAACAGTGGAGAATACCAAAAAATTTATAACAAATGGTTTGGTCCCCACTCTAAGTTCCACTTACCTTTAACTTGGAAAATGGAAATTTGGCCATATTAAAAAAATATGACAATTAGGCCAGGGATAAATCCCTGGTCTAAAAACCAAATATCTTAAAAATTTAGAGAGGAGAGGTAAAAACTTTGAATTACCAATTTAATTGGAAACTAGTCTTAAGTGGAGAATATGGCCAATGGATTATAGACGGCCTGATCTTAACTCTAAAAATTTCTGCTGTTTCCATAGTCTTTTCTTTAATTATTGGAACAATCATTGCCGTTTTTAGACTTTCCAAAATAAAACCTTTGGAGTGGTTTAGTTTAGCTTATACTGAATTTTTTAGAAACACTCCTTTATTAGTACAAATATTTTTTTGGTACTTTGGATCTGATGCAGTTCTTCCCAAGGCTGTTAATCAATGGCTCTATCAACAAGACTTTGAATTTGCTGCAGGCGTAATAGCCTTAACTGTTTATACATCTGCCTTTATTGCAGAAGAAATAAGATCTGGAATTAATTCCATTCCTAAAAACCAATTAGAAGCCTCTAGAGCATGTGGGCTTAGCTTTATTCAAGCTATGCGTTATGTTATTTTACCTCAAGCCTTTAGAATCATTATTCCACCTTTAATCTCTCAATTTTTAAATTTGACTAAAAACTCTTCTCTAGTCATGACTATTGGAGTCATGGAATTAACTTATATGGCTAGACAGATAGAGTCTTATACATTTCATGGATTTGAGGCATTTACGGTAGCAACTTTAATCTATATCGCAATCTCGTTAACTATTTCTCTACTGGTAAATTTATACAACAAATATTTTCTCCGTCATATAAAATATTAAAAACGAGGTGAACCTGTGCATTGGGATATTGTTTGGAATAATTTTGGTTATTTTCTTGTAGGAGCCTATCCAGAAGGTCCTCTTGGTGGCCTTGCTATGAGTATTCTTTTAGCACTAGGCGGTATTTTTGGTGCATTTTGGTTAGGATTAATAATAGGATTGATGCGTTTATCCAAAAAACCTTGGCTTAAATATCCTTCCCTTGTCTACATAGAAATTGTAAGAGGAACTCCTCTATTAATGGTCATATTTTGGTTTTATTTTCTTGCTCCTATTTTACTAGGACATACTTTGCCAGAAGCAAGTAGTGCCCTCATTAGCTTCATAGTATTTACTAGCGCCTATATTGCTGAAATTGTTAGAGCTGGGGTCCAAAGTTTACCTAAAGGCCAAATGGAAGCAGCTAGAGGAACAGGACTAAATCATTTCCAAGCAATGCGCTATATTATTCTTCCGCAAGCTTTAAG is drawn from Desulfonauticus submarinus and contains these coding sequences:
- a CDS encoding ABC transporter substrate-binding protein — translated: MKKFFTSILVGLATIMMLSSLAFAGKLEQIKARGKLIAGVKDAVVPFGYVDEKTNQLVGFDVDICRYIANKLGVKLELKPVTSATRIPMLTQGSVDLVAATMTHKFSRDDVIDFSITYFMDGQKILVKKGSGIKSVADLAGKKVGTSKGSTSEKNIKKAQPKCKVLSFEGYPQAFLALQQGKVAAVTTDSTILLGLKNSAPNPDEYEIVGDYISAEPYGIGLPENDSDFRDFVNRCLVDMWNSGEYQKIYNKWFGPHSKFHLPLTWKMEIWPY
- a CDS encoding amino acid ABC transporter permease, with the translated sequence MNYQFNWKLVLSGEYGQWIIDGLILTLKISAVSIVFSLIIGTIIAVFRLSKIKPLEWFSLAYTEFFRNTPLLVQIFFWYFGSDAVLPKAVNQWLYQQDFEFAAGVIALTVYTSAFIAEEIRSGINSIPKNQLEASRACGLSFIQAMRYVILPQAFRIIIPPLISQFLNLTKNSSLVMTIGVMELTYMARQIESYTFHGFEAFTVATLIYIAISLTISLLVNLYNKYFLRHIKY
- a CDS encoding amino acid ABC transporter permease; the protein is MHWDIVWNNFGYFLVGAYPEGPLGGLAMSILLALGGIFGAFWLGLIIGLMRLSKKPWLKYPSLVYIEIVRGTPLLMVIFWFYFLAPILLGHTLPEASSALISFIVFTSAYIAEIVRAGVQSLPKGQMEAARGTGLNHFQAMRYIILPQALRNMIPSFVDQFVSLTKDTSLAYIIGVNELTRAATQVNNRTLVAPTEIFLTIAILYFIVCYVLTSISRRLEKHLARYQARGR